From the genome of Streptomyces sp. NBC_01116, one region includes:
- a CDS encoding LysR family transcriptional regulator yields MPPADTDPRLLRAFLAVADELHFTRAAARLFVAQQALSRDIRRLERELGAELFARTTRQVALTADGERLLPYARRVLDAHAELAGAFSGAPARPLLVDLNSDGATAARVLARARELVPECELMARFESGLTWAAGEILAGRLDASFGRAAGLAPAVRAGLSVHPVRYEPMALMLPAAHPLAAREVVALAELAGETVYAGAGNERTREWTDLAALLFAEWDITMAPPVPLAVGMAEFQRIMSKGGHPVLAVDGFPAPPGTVLRPLVDPIPLSPLALVWRKGLNHPGTDALRSATDQLALAEGWMVPPPGSWLPEGDRSLMRNRS; encoded by the coding sequence GTGCCCCCAGCCGACACCGACCCCCGTCTCCTGCGTGCCTTCCTCGCCGTCGCCGACGAACTGCACTTCACCCGGGCCGCCGCCCGCCTCTTCGTCGCGCAGCAGGCGCTGAGCCGGGACATCCGGCGGCTGGAGCGGGAGCTGGGGGCCGAGCTGTTCGCCCGTACGACCCGGCAGGTCGCCCTCACCGCGGACGGCGAACGCCTGCTCCCGTACGCCCGCCGGGTGCTCGACGCGCACGCCGAACTGGCCGGGGCCTTCAGCGGTGCGCCCGCCCGGCCGCTGCTCGTCGACCTGAACAGCGACGGCGCGACCGCCGCCCGGGTGCTGGCGCGCGCCCGCGAACTGGTGCCGGAGTGCGAGCTGATGGCCCGCTTCGAATCCGGTCTCACCTGGGCCGCCGGCGAGATCCTGGCCGGCCGGCTCGACGCCTCCTTCGGCCGGGCCGCCGGACTGGCCCCCGCGGTGCGCGCGGGACTCTCCGTGCACCCCGTGCGGTACGAGCCGATGGCCCTGATGCTGCCCGCCGCTCATCCCCTCGCCGCGCGGGAGGTCGTCGCCCTGGCCGAGCTGGCCGGGGAGACCGTCTACGCGGGGGCCGGCAACGAGCGGACACGGGAGTGGACGGACCTCGCCGCGCTGCTGTTCGCCGAGTGGGACATCACGATGGCCCCGCCCGTCCCGCTCGCCGTGGGCATGGCCGAATTTCAGCGCATCATGTCGAAGGGCGGACACCCCGTGCTCGCCGTCGACGGCTTCCCGGCGCCGCCCGGAACGGTGCTGCGCCCGCTCGTCGACCCGATTCCGCTTTCGCCGCTGGCGCTGGTCTGGCGCAAGGGTCTGAACCATCCCGGCACGGACGCGTTGCGTAGCGCTACTGACCAGTTGGCCCTTGCCGAAGGGTGGATGGTCCCGCCACCCGGCTCGTGGCTTCCCGAGGGGGATCGGTCACTGATGCGCAACCGTTCCTGA
- a CDS encoding MFS transporter, with product MPTPISPAAAVCPDSASRPETGPRPESAPRAAPSRRTVAPRPARPAPAARPERAAAPPRTPLLAVSGGQLVAAPRPAPGGSGPGRPWSAGGAGRRRSANPYLRLLATPGARAFTAGNLIARLPMGMFSVSAVIMIAGSRGSYALAGAVTATGLAATAVVAPFTARLVDRYGQARIAVPATALAVLGSLALVLCVRYGAPAWTLFAAYAATATTPNTGGMSRARWAHLHRGDPAALHTANSFEQAADELCFMLGPVLAATLCGALFPEAGTLVGAVLLMSGVLVFAAQRATEPPVTPRTRTVASPLRTPGMPALLAVFLATGAVFGAMEVVSIAHAGGAILALQAAGSCVAGLVYGSLRPARNVRLRLLLCLAGMTALMSLPLLAATGSAPLPVLALCLLVAGAATAPTMVTGMTLVQRSTRPEQLNEGMTLAVTALLGGIAAGAAAGGWLVEHAGTVTGYAAPMSAAALALVIAGAGTAVRRASRAG from the coding sequence ATGCCGACACCGATATCCCCCGCCGCCGCCGTCTGCCCTGATTCCGCTTCCCGGCCGGAGACCGGCCCGCGGCCGGAGTCCGCTCCCCGGGCGGCCCCGTCCCGCCGGACCGTCGCGCCCCGGCCCGCCCGGCCCGCCCCGGCCGCCCGCCCGGAGCGGGCCGCCGCGCCGCCGCGCACTCCCCTGCTCGCCGTCTCCGGCGGCCAGTTGGTCGCGGCCCCGCGCCCCGCGCCCGGGGGCTCCGGTCCGGGCCGTCCGTGGAGCGCCGGGGGCGCCGGGCGACGGCGGTCGGCGAACCCGTACCTCCGGCTGCTGGCGACCCCCGGGGCCCGGGCGTTCACCGCGGGCAACCTGATCGCCCGGCTGCCGATGGGGATGTTCAGCGTCAGCGCGGTCATCATGATCGCCGGATCCCGGGGGTCGTACGCCCTGGCCGGGGCCGTCACCGCGACCGGGCTGGCCGCCACCGCGGTCGTCGCGCCCTTCACCGCCCGGCTCGTGGACCGCTACGGGCAGGCGCGGATCGCGGTGCCCGCCACCGCGCTCGCCGTGCTGGGCTCGCTGGCCCTGGTTCTCTGCGTGCGCTACGGGGCCCCGGCCTGGACGCTGTTCGCCGCGTACGCCGCGACCGCGACGACCCCGAACACCGGCGGGATGTCGCGGGCCCGCTGGGCGCATCTGCACCGGGGCGACCCGGCGGCCCTGCACACCGCGAACTCCTTCGAACAGGCCGCCGACGAGCTGTGCTTCATGCTGGGCCCGGTGCTGGCCGCGACGCTCTGCGGGGCGCTGTTCCCGGAGGCGGGCACGCTGGTGGGGGCGGTGCTCCTGATGAGCGGCGTCCTGGTCTTCGCCGCCCAGCGCGCCACGGAACCGCCCGTCACCCCCCGTACGAGGACCGTGGCGTCGCCCCTGCGGACGCCGGGGATGCCCGCGCTGCTGGCGGTCTTCCTCGCGACGGGGGCGGTGTTCGGGGCGATGGAGGTGGTCTCCATCGCGCATGCCGGGGGCGCGATCCTGGCGCTCCAGGCGGCCGGGTCGTGCGTGGCGGGCCTGGTCTACGGTTCGCTGCGGCCCGCCCGGAACGTCCGCCTCAGGCTGCTGCTGTGCCTGGCCGGGATGACGGCGCTGATGTCCCTGCCGCTGCTGGCCGCCACCGGCTCCGCCCCGCTGCCGGTCCTGGCGCTCTGCCTGCTGGTGGCGGGGGCGGCCACGGCGCCGACCATGGTCACGGGCATGACGCTGGTCCAGCGGTCCACGCGCCCGGAGCAGTTGAACGAGGGCATGACGCTCGCGGTGACCGCGCTGCTCGGCGGGATCGCGGCCGGGGCGGCGGCCGGCGGCTGGCTGGTGGAGCACGCGGGCACGGTCACCGGCTACGCGGCCCCGATGTCCGCGGCGGCGCTCGCCCTGGTCATCGCGGGCGCGGGGACGGCGGTGCGGCGAGCGAGCCGAGCGGGATGA
- the smpB gene encoding SsrA-binding protein SmpB yields the protein MAKEKDTGRKMIAQNKKARHDYTILDTYECGLVLMGTEVKSLRMGRASLVDGFVQIDDHEAWLHNIHVPEYVQGTWTNHAAKRKRKLLLHRAEIDKLESKSQETGHTIVPLALYFKDGRVKVEIALAKGKKEYDKRQTLREKQDTRETNRAISAARRRQRSA from the coding sequence ATGGCGAAGGAAAAAGACACCGGGCGCAAGATGATCGCGCAGAACAAGAAGGCGCGGCACGACTACACGATCCTCGACACCTACGAGTGCGGCCTCGTCCTCATGGGTACGGAGGTCAAGTCCCTGCGCATGGGACGGGCCTCCCTGGTCGACGGCTTCGTCCAGATCGACGACCACGAGGCCTGGCTCCACAACATCCACGTACCCGAGTACGTCCAGGGCACCTGGACCAACCACGCGGCCAAGCGGAAGCGCAAGCTGCTGCTGCACCGGGCCGAGATCGACAAGCTGGAGTCGAAGTCGCAGGAGACGGGCCACACGATCGTGCCGCTCGCGCTGTACTTCAAGGACGGCCGGGTCAAGGTCGAGATCGCGCTCGCGAAGGGCAAGAAGGAGTACGACAAGCGGCAGACGCTCCGCGAGAAGCAGGACACGCGGGAGACGAACCGCGCCATCTCGGCGGCCCGCCGGCGGCAGCGCAGCGCCTGA
- a CDS encoding S41 family peptidase produces the protein MSGCSHRFRPRGLCRGAALTLVFGCALATAAATGSLPREPGPGAGPQTRAVSSTVAPVDRDEIEDAAAEAEADGKSAKDAAEEVVSRSGDRWGAVYDQREYEEFEQALDGSYTGVGLSARRTAHGDVTVSRVQAGGPADRAGIRAGDVLRTLDGRAVGKRPVAEVVALLRGDGTGAAAGSPVELGLVREGRSWTETLRRARLTAEAVTVRRLGAEPSSAVLVKVAAFTKGAGAEVREAVRGAPDGAGILLDLRANSGGLVTEAVVAASAFLDGGLVATYDVRGEQQALYAEPGGDTDRPVVVLVDGGTMSAAELLTGALQDRGRAVTVGSPTFGKGSVQMPSELPGGSVAELTVGHYRTPGGRNVDGRGITPDLVVGERAQQRAETVLSGLGGGS, from the coding sequence ATGTCGGGTTGTTCGCACCGCTTCCGGCCCCGCGGCCTCTGCCGCGGGGCGGCCCTGACCTTGGTCTTCGGGTGTGCTCTCGCCACCGCCGCCGCGACCGGTTCGCTGCCGCGGGAACCCGGCCCCGGGGCCGGGCCGCAGACCCGTGCCGTCTCCTCCACCGTCGCCCCGGTCGACCGCGACGAGATCGAGGACGCCGCCGCCGAGGCCGAGGCGGACGGGAAGTCCGCGAAGGACGCCGCGGAGGAAGTGGTCAGCCGGAGCGGGGACCGCTGGGGCGCGGTCTACGACCAGCGGGAGTACGAGGAGTTCGAGCAGGCGCTGGACGGCTCCTACACCGGCGTCGGGCTCTCCGCCCGGCGCACGGCCCACGGCGACGTCACCGTGTCCCGCGTGCAGGCCGGGGGCCCCGCCGACCGGGCCGGCATCCGCGCCGGCGACGTGCTGCGCACCCTGGACGGCCGCGCGGTCGGCAAGCGTCCCGTCGCTGAGGTCGTCGCGTTGCTGCGCGGCGACGGTACGGGCGCGGCCGCGGGCAGCCCGGTGGAGCTGGGCCTGGTCCGGGAGGGCCGGAGCTGGACGGAGACCCTTCGGCGGGCCCGGCTGACCGCCGAGGCGGTCACCGTGCGGCGGCTGGGGGCGGAGCCGTCGTCGGCGGTCCTGGTCAAGGTCGCGGCCTTCACCAAGGGCGCCGGGGCCGAAGTCCGGGAAGCGGTCCGCGGGGCTCCCGACGGCGCGGGGATACTGCTCGACCTGCGCGCCAACTCCGGCGGGCTCGTCACCGAGGCCGTCGTCGCCGCCTCCGCCTTCCTGGACGGCGGCCTGGTCGCCACCTACGACGTGCGCGGGGAGCAGCAGGCCCTGTACGCCGAGCCGGGCGGTGACACGGACCGGCCGGTCGTCGTCCTGGTCGACGGCGGCACGATGAGCGCCGCCGAGCTGCTGACCGGTGCGCTCCAGGACCGGGGCCGCGCGGTCACCGTCGGCTCGCCCACCTTCGGCAAGGGCTCCGTGCAGATGCCCAGCGAGCTGCCGGGAGGTTCGGTGGCCGAGCTGACCGTCGGCCACTACCGCACGCCGGGCGGCCGGAACGTCGACGGCCGGGGCATCACACCCGACCTCGTGGTGGGGGAGAGGGCCCAGCAGCGGGCCGAGACGGTATTGAGTGGCCTCGGGGGTGGGTCGTAG
- the ftsX gene encoding permease-like cell division protein FtsX: protein MRAQFVLSEIGVGLRRNLTMTFAVVVSVALSLALFGGALLMREQVSTMKDYWYDKVNVSIFLCNKNDAKDMPKCAKGAVTKEQKDQIKSDLEKMDAVEKPVHFETVDEAYKHYQEQFGDSPMAGNITPDQMQESFRVKLKDPQKYKVVATAFAGRDGVQSVQDQRSILDNLFELMNGMNVVAIYVMILMLVIALILIVNTVRVSAFSRRRETGIMRLVGASGFYIQAPFIMEAAVAGLIGGVLACAMLLGGRYFLIDGGLALQEKLNLINFIGWDAVLTKLPLVLAIGLLMPAVAALFALRKYLKV, encoded by the coding sequence ATGCGCGCCCAGTTCGTCCTGTCGGAGATCGGCGTCGGTCTTCGCCGCAACCTCACGATGACCTTCGCGGTCGTGGTCTCCGTCGCCCTCTCGCTCGCCCTGTTCGGCGGTGCGCTGCTGATGCGCGAGCAGGTCAGCACGATGAAGGACTACTGGTACGACAAGGTCAACGTCTCGATCTTCCTCTGCAACAAGAACGACGCCAAGGACATGCCCAAGTGTGCCAAGGGGGCTGTCACCAAGGAGCAGAAGGACCAGATCAAGTCCGACCTGGAGAAGATGGACGCCGTCGAGAAGCCGGTCCACTTCGAGACGGTCGACGAGGCGTACAAGCACTACCAGGAGCAGTTCGGCGACTCCCCGATGGCGGGCAACATCACGCCCGACCAGATGCAGGAGTCCTTCCGGGTCAAACTCAAGGACCCGCAGAAGTACAAGGTCGTCGCGACGGCCTTCGCCGGGCGGGACGGGGTGCAGTCCGTCCAGGACCAACGGTCCATCCTGGACAACCTCTTCGAGCTGATGAACGGCATGAACGTCGTCGCGATCTACGTGATGATCCTGATGCTGGTCATCGCGCTGATCCTGATCGTCAACACCGTGCGCGTCTCCGCGTTCAGCCGGAGACGTGAGACGGGCATCATGCGCCTGGTCGGGGCCTCCGGCTTCTACATCCAGGCCCCCTTCATCATGGAGGCGGCCGTCGCCGGCCTGATCGGCGGCGTGCTGGCCTGCGCCATGCTGCTCGGCGGACGGTACTTCCTGATCGACGGCGGCCTCGCGCTCCAGGAGAAGCTGAACCTGATCAACTTCATCGGCTGGGACGCGGTCCTCACCAAGCTCCCGCTGGTGCTCGCGATCGGCCTGCTGATGCCCGCCGTCGCCGCTCTGTTCGCGCTGCGCAAGTACCTGAAGGTGTGA
- the ftsE gene encoding cell division ATP-binding protein FtsE, producing MIRFDNVSKTYPKQTRPALRDVSLDIEKGEFVFLVGSSGSGKSTFMRLILREERASTGMVHVLGKDLARLSNWKVPQMRRQLGTVFQDFRLLPNKTVAENVAFAQEVIGKPRGEIRKAVPQVLDLVGLGGKEERMPGELSGGEQQRVAIARAFVNRPMLLIADEPTGNLDPQTSVGIMKLLDRINRTGTTVIMATHDQNIVDQMRKRVIELEQGRLVRDQARGVYGYQH from the coding sequence GTGATCCGATTCGACAACGTCTCCAAGACCTACCCGAAGCAGACCCGACCGGCTCTGCGCGATGTCTCGTTGGACATCGAGAAGGGTGAGTTCGTCTTCCTGGTGGGGTCCTCCGGCTCCGGCAAGTCGACCTTCATGCGACTGATCCTGCGCGAGGAGCGCGCCAGCACGGGCATGGTCCACGTGCTCGGCAAGGATCTCGCGCGGCTGTCCAACTGGAAGGTGCCGCAGATGCGCCGCCAGCTGGGGACGGTCTTCCAGGACTTCCGCCTGCTGCCCAACAAGACGGTCGCGGAGAACGTGGCCTTCGCCCAGGAGGTCATCGGCAAGCCCCGCGGCGAGATCCGCAAGGCCGTGCCCCAGGTCCTCGACCTCGTCGGCCTCGGCGGCAAGGAGGAGCGGATGCCCGGTGAGCTCTCCGGTGGTGAGCAGCAGCGCGTGGCCATCGCCCGTGCCTTCGTGAACCGCCCCATGCTGCTGATCGCGGACGAGCCGACCGGCAACCTCGACCCGCAGACCTCGGTGGGCATCATGAAGCTGCTGGACCGGATCAACCGGACCGGCACCACCGTGATCATGGCGACCCACGACCAGAACATCGTCGACCAGATGCGCAAGCGCGTCATCGAGCTCGAGCAGGGCCGTCTCGTACGCGACCAGGCACGCGGCGTCTACGGCTACCAGCACTGA
- a CDS encoding LPXTG cell wall anchor domain-containing protein, which produces MTKKTRMRVARIAAGAVIAAGASLTAAGAAQAIGIGVDTGVADVEVQTGVLEGATEGGDPGGVDAGADGGAAEGAVEGGNQGGVEGAVEGGNQGGVEGAVEGGNQGGVEGAVEGGNQGGVEGAVEGGNQGGVEGAVEGGNQGGVEGAVEGGNQGGVEGAVEGGNQGGVEGAVEGGNQGGTSNNGGTSNNGGTSNNGGTSNNGGTSNNGGTSNNGGTSNNGGTSTSGGTSTSGGTSTSGGSTDGGSTTGGGSATGGDSTTGGDDAGCTVDLDGAECTDNTDTDSVGNKPVEQSKGKEELAETGAAETTFLVIGAATMIAGGIGFRILPRLVGGGRTVA; this is translated from the coding sequence ATGACGAAGAAGACGCGTATGCGCGTCGCGCGGATCGCCGCTGGTGCGGTCATCGCCGCGGGTGCCTCGCTGACCGCGGCCGGTGCCGCGCAGGCGATCGGCATCGGCGTCGACACCGGCGTCGCCGACGTCGAGGTCCAGACGGGCGTGCTGGAGGGCGCCACCGAGGGTGGTGACCCGGGCGGCGTCGACGCGGGCGCCGACGGCGGTGCTGCCGAGGGCGCTGTCGAGGGTGGCAACCAGGGCGGCGTCGAGGGCGCTGTCGAGGGTGGCAACCAGGGCGGCGTCGAGGGCGCTGTCGAGGGTGGCAACCAGGGCGGCGTCGAGGGCGCTGTCGAGGGTGGCAACCAGGGCGGCGTCGAGGGCGCTGTCGAGGGTGGCAACCAGGGCGGCGTCGAGGGCGCCGTTGAGGGTGGCAACCAGGGCGGCGTCGAGGGCGCCGTTGAGGGTGGCAACCAGGGCGGCGTCGAGGGCGCTGTCGAGGGTGGCAACCAGGGCGGCGTCGAGGGCGCCGTTGAGGGTGGCAACCAGGGCGGCACCAGCAACAACGGTGGCACCAGCAACAACGGTGGCACCAGCAACAACGGTGGCACCAGCAACAACGGTGGCACCAGCAACAACGGTGGCACCAGCAACAACGGTGGCACCAGCAACAACGGTGGCACCAGCACCTCCGGTGGCACCAGCACCTCCGGTGGCACCAGCACCTCCGGCGGCTCCACCGATGGTGGCTCGACGACCGGCGGCGGTTCTGCGACCGGCGGCGATTCCACCACCGGTGGCGACGACGCCGGCTGCACCGTGGACCTCGACGGCGCCGAGTGCACCGACAATACGGACACCGACAGCGTCGGCAACAAGCCGGTCGAGCAGAGCAAGGGCAAGGAAGAGCTCGCCGAGACCGGTGCGGCCGAGACGACCTTCCTGGTCATCGGCGCCGCGACGATGATCGCGGGCGGCATCGGCTTCCGCATCCTGCCGCGCCTCGTCGGCGGCGGTCGCACGGTCGCCTAG
- a CDS encoding IS481 family transposase: protein MPHRNAPLTETGRLRLARCVVEDGWPLRRAAERFQVSPTTAQRWAARYRAMGQAGMSDRSCRPHRSPRRTPTRTERRIIKVRITRRWGPARIAGLLNLPASTVHRVLTRFGLARLAHLDRVTGTVIRRYERDRPGELVHVDIKKLGNIPDGGGHKTLGRQAGRKNRKNAGYSYIHTAVDDHSRLAYSEIHADEKKETATAFWTRAHAYFTSVGITVERVLTDNGACYKSHAWRDVLAAAGITHKRTRPYRPQTNGKVERLNRTLLDEWAYARAYRSEQERRDAYPAWLHTYNHHRGHTALAGKPPASRVPNLTGQYN from the coding sequence ATGCCCCACCGTAATGCACCCTTGACCGAGACCGGACGCCTGCGTCTGGCCCGCTGCGTGGTCGAGGACGGCTGGCCTCTGCGCCGGGCCGCCGAACGCTTCCAGGTCTCGCCCACCACTGCCCAGCGGTGGGCCGCCCGCTACCGGGCCATGGGCCAGGCCGGCATGAGCGACCGTTCCTGCCGTCCGCACCGCAGCCCCCGCCGCACCCCGACCCGCACCGAACGCCGGATCATCAAGGTCCGCATTACCCGCCGCTGGGGGCCGGCTCGCATCGCGGGCCTGCTGAACCTGCCCGCCTCCACCGTCCATCGCGTGCTGACCCGCTTCGGCCTGGCCCGCCTCGCACACCTCGACCGGGTCACCGGGACCGTCATACGCCGCTACGAACGCGACCGGCCCGGCGAACTCGTCCACGTCGACATCAAGAAGCTGGGAAACATCCCCGACGGCGGCGGCCACAAGACCCTCGGCCGCCAGGCCGGCCGCAAGAATCGCAAGAACGCCGGCTACAGCTACATCCACACCGCCGTCGACGACCACTCCCGCCTCGCCTACAGCGAGATCCACGCCGACGAGAAGAAGGAGACCGCCACCGCCTTCTGGACACGTGCACACGCCTACTTCACCAGCGTCGGGATCACCGTCGAGCGGGTCCTGACCGATAACGGCGCCTGCTACAAGTCCCACGCCTGGCGCGATGTGCTGGCGGCGGCCGGGATCACCCACAAGCGAACCCGGCCCTACCGGCCCCAGACCAACGGCAAGGTCGAACGCCTCAACCGCACGCTCCTGGACGAGTGGGCCTACGCCCGCGCCTACCGGTCAGAACAGGAACGACGCGACGCCTACCCTGCCTGGCTGCACACCTACAATCACCACCGCGGACACACCGCACTCGCAGGCAAACCACCCGCCAGCCGCGTCCCCAACCTCACTGGGCAATACAACTAG
- the prfB gene encoding peptide chain release factor 2 — protein sequence MAVVDISEELKSLSSTMGSIEAVLDLDALRADIAALEEQAAAPSLWDDPEAAQKITSKLSHLQAEVRKAETLRGRIDDLEVLFELAADEGDADAQAEAEAELESVRKALDEMEVRTLLSGEYDAREALVTIRAEAGGVDAADFAEKLQRMYIRWAERHNYKTEVYETAYAEEAGIKSTTFAVQVPYAYGTLSVEQGTHRLVRISPFDNQGRRQTSFAGVEVLPVVEQTDHIEIDESELRVDVYRSSGPGGQGVNTTDSAVRLTHLPTGIVVSCQNERSQIQNKASAMNVLQAKLLERRRQEEQAKMNALKGDGGNSWGNQMRSYVLHPYQMVKDLRTEFEMGNPEAVFNGEIDGFVEAGIRWRKQSEK from the coding sequence GTGGCAGTCGTCGATATTTCCGAAGAGCTGAAGTCCCTCTCCTCGACCATGGGGTCGATCGAGGCCGTCCTGGACCTGGATGCGCTGAGGGCGGACATCGCCGCGCTCGAGGAGCAGGCTGCGGCGCCGTCCCTGTGGGACGACCCGGAGGCGGCCCAGAAGATCACCAGCAAGCTTTCCCACCTCCAGGCCGAGGTCCGCAAGGCGGAGACCCTGCGCGGCCGCATCGACGACCTCGAAGTCCTCTTCGAGCTCGCCGCGGACGAGGGCGACGCCGACGCCCAGGCGGAGGCCGAGGCCGAGCTGGAGTCGGTGCGGAAGGCGCTGGACGAGATGGAGGTCCGCACGCTCCTCTCCGGCGAATACGACGCGCGCGAGGCCCTGGTGACCATCCGGGCCGAGGCGGGCGGCGTGGACGCCGCCGACTTCGCCGAGAAGCTCCAGCGCATGTACATCCGCTGGGCGGAGCGGCACAACTACAAGACCGAGGTCTACGAGACCGCGTACGCGGAAGAGGCCGGCATCAAGTCGACCACCTTCGCCGTCCAGGTCCCGTACGCCTACGGCACGCTCTCCGTCGAGCAGGGCACCCACCGCCTGGTCCGCATCTCGCCCTTCGACAACCAGGGCCGCCGTCAGACGTCCTTCGCGGGCGTCGAGGTGCTCCCGGTCGTCGAGCAGACCGACCACATCGAGATCGACGAGTCCGAGCTGCGCGTGGACGTGTACCGCTCCTCGGGCCCCGGCGGACAGGGCGTCAACACCACGGACTCCGCGGTCCGGCTGACCCACCTGCCCACCGGCATCGTCGTCTCCTGCCAGAACGAGCGCTCGCAGATCCAGAACAAGGCGTCCGCGATGAACGTCCTCCAGGCGAAGCTCCTTGAGCGCCGCCGCCAGGAGGAGCAGGCGAAGATGAACGCGCTCAAGGGCGACGGCGGCAACTCCTGGGGCAACCAGATGCGTTCGTACGTCCTGCACCCGTACCAGATGGTCAAGGACCTGCGTACGGAGTTCGAGATGGGCAACCCCGAAGCGGTCTTCAACGGCGAGATCGACGGTTTCGTCGAAGCGGGCATCCGCTGGCGCAAGCAGAGCGAGAAGTAG
- a CDS encoding serine/threonine-protein kinase, whose product MARNIGSRYTAHQILGRGSAGTVWLGEGPEGPVAIKLLREDLASDQELVGRFVQERTALLGLDHPHVVAVRDLVVDGNDLALVMTLVRGTDLRTRLDRERRLAPEAAVAIIADVADGLAAAHKAQIVHRDVKPENILLDMEGPLGPGGAHPALLTDFGVAKLIDTPRRTKATKIIGTPDYLAPEIVEGLPPRAAVDIYALATVLYELLAGFTPFGGGHPGAVLRRHVTETVVPLPGIPEELWQLLVQCLAKAPASRLRASELAVRLRDLLPLLAGIPPLEVDEPGPEENDQQPAAYDEQQYTPAAEEPRRRGAVPLVPGSAPDSNRDTHTSMRVPAPDELAGGPLGTARAPRAPGRPRPGSARNKAAAVRKRRITLGVAALALCAAVVVGGLLAGGDGDGGPAPQDSENSAPATP is encoded by the coding sequence TTGGCACGGAATATCGGCAGCCGGTACACGGCCCACCAGATCCTGGGGCGCGGCAGCGCCGGCACGGTATGGCTCGGCGAAGGGCCCGAGGGCCCGGTCGCCATCAAGCTGCTCCGTGAGGACCTCGCGTCCGACCAGGAGCTCGTGGGCCGCTTCGTGCAGGAGCGCACCGCCCTGCTCGGGCTCGACCACCCGCACGTGGTCGCCGTCCGGGACCTCGTCGTGGACGGCAACGACCTGGCCCTGGTCATGACACTCGTGCGCGGCACCGACCTGCGCACCCGCCTGGACCGCGAACGCCGTCTCGCCCCCGAGGCCGCCGTCGCGATCATCGCGGACGTCGCCGACGGGCTCGCCGCCGCGCACAAGGCCCAGATCGTCCACCGGGACGTCAAGCCGGAGAACATCCTGCTCGACATGGAGGGCCCGCTCGGCCCCGGCGGCGCGCACCCGGCCCTGCTCACCGACTTCGGCGTCGCCAAGCTGATCGACACCCCGCGCCGCACCAAGGCCACGAAGATCATCGGTACGCCGGACTACCTGGCCCCCGAGATCGTCGAAGGCCTCCCGCCGCGCGCCGCCGTCGACATCTACGCCCTGGCGACCGTGCTCTACGAGCTGCTCGCCGGATTCACGCCCTTCGGCGGCGGCCACCCCGGCGCGGTCCTGCGCCGCCACGTCACCGAGACCGTCGTCCCGCTCCCCGGCATCCCCGAGGAGCTCTGGCAGCTCCTGGTCCAGTGCCTGGCCAAGGCGCCCGCCTCCCGGCTGCGCGCCTCGGAGCTCGCCGTACGGCTGCGCGACCTGCTGCCCCTGCTGGCGGGGATACCGCCGCTGGAAGTGGACGAGCCGGGCCCGGAGGAGAACGACCAGCAGCCCGCCGCCTACGACGAGCAGCAGTACACCCCGGCCGCCGAGGAGCCCCGCCGTCGCGGCGCGGTCCCGCTGGTGCCAGGCTCCGCTCCCGACTCCAACCGGGACACCCACACGAGCATGCGCGTCCCCGCGCCGGACGAGCTGGCGGGCGGCCCCCTCGGGACGGCCCGCGCGCCCCGCGCCCCGGGCAGGCCCCGGCCCGGCTCGGCCCGCAACAAGGCGGCGGCCGTCCGCAAGCGCCGCATCACCCTCGGTGTCGCCGCCCTCGCCCTCTGCGCGGCCGTCGTGGTCGGCGGCCTGCTGGCCGGCGGCGACGGCGACGGGGGCCCGGCGCCCCAGGACAGCGAGAACTCGGCCCCGGCGACCCCGTAA